In the Populus trichocarpa isolate Nisqually-1 chromosome 8, P.trichocarpa_v4.1, whole genome shotgun sequence genome, TGCTGTATCTCCTATCCATGGCAGCCATCCAGCAGGGTCGATCAAGCTCCCCATCATCGAACGCATGAATACAGTTGTTGAGTAATTCTTCCAAGGTCGGCCAAGGTAAGTCTTGACAGAACTCAAGTCGCCAAAAGGCAAGATGGTACAGTTCTGAATTGAAATTCCAGTATTTTGATTAGGGTCAATCCTGCCTTGTGCAGTGATGGTGTTCTGTTGGCCTTCCATGGGTTTCCTGGGTAGTATGTTGCTGTTTTGAATGACAACAGCTGAGTTTCCAAAGATGAAATCAACTGTTCCATAAATGTTGCATTCACGGTAGAATTGCCTATTCGCATGTGTGTAGAGAGTGTCCTGAAAAGCATCCATGCTGCATCTGTAAAAGGCCGACATATCAGCATTTGACATCAAGGCCACTGCTTGATGCTTGATTGCACCGGCTGTGTTACGGAACCCCATATCTCTAGCAATGAATCCCTTCCCAAACACAGCTGCAGAAAAAGGAACATGATTGTCAGCCATTTAGCTAATTCTAAGTTTCTAACCTCTATCTCCATAGCTAAATTTTGGTTAGCACGCAACCATATAGGAGGATTAGTCCTGAGTTGGACAAGAATAAGGACTTACCAAATGTTGCAGTTGAGAATGTAGGAGTTCCGTCGACAACGTTCAGGCTCGCAGATACAATTGTTGCGTTCATTCCATCACCAATCATCATAACATTCCATTGCTTCTTCTCGATACGAACATTTTCGAAATAAATTCCTTTCTTCACATAGATCACATACCTCTTCTCGCTTTTTTCAGGAACATCTTTGAGGGCATCAGTGATTCTTTTGTACTTTCCAGACCCATCTTGAGCCACGATAGCATCAGCCTTGTTCAAATCTGAACTTTGAAGCAGTTTACGAGCTTCTGGATGCTGCCACTTGGGCATCTCTTGGTCTTCGTAATTCAATAAGCGCCTATGGATGTTCAGTACTGAGCTTGCAACCTTGGAGATCCAAGTGATGATTGCCAGGCTATTGCTAGTCAATTCACTTGAACTCTTGAGATAATCATTAGCAGTAGCCTTTAATTTTGTCTCCGAAAGGCCATCAATGCATGTTTGATAGCAAGTGCCTGAAGTACTCAGCCAAGTTCTTAGATCATCCACAATATCAATCACACTGACACCATGACCTGCTTCCAAGGAGTTATCAAGATGGTCCAATGCCAAACTCAAAAGCTCTTGGCAATTTTCCAAGGCTGTAATTGTCATATTATCCTTGACGCCATTGTAAAGCACCCCTCCATCCTTGGAGAAATGCTGAGAGGCTTTTGACAATTCATTCTTGGCCACTTGGATTGCCAATTTGAAAAGCTCCTCGGGTTGGAGCTGGTCTGGTTTAGCCACAGGAGCAAGGTTATTGTAACAAGAATCCTTATACAATGTGACATCACAAACAGCTTTGACTGATGTGGAAATTGACTTATCAGCTCCACCCTTCTTTGAGTTTCCACTAGCAGCACGAGTCCCCAccacagcagcaacaacaatggCAACAAGAAGTATTGAAGAAAGGCTTATGATGGTGATTCTTTTGCGGGTTCTTCGACGAGCCTCGAGCCGTGCTTGCTCGGCCTCGTCGAGTTTGCCATAGGCTTTGAGAGAAGACATGTTTAGCAccctttgttgttgctgttgtgtTGTTTATGATGCAAGGAATGGTGGGTGGGAGAGGCTTTTATATGTTAGCAAAAAAGAGGTAGCATCGTTGTACGTGCAAGGCACTAGGGGAAGGCAAAGAATTTTTGCGAAGTTGAAAATGTTGGGAGTGCTTCTCATGTTGAAGCATAACAAGCTATGCCCATAACGTTTTCTTGTGTAGTTGTCACCAAATACTAGGCTGCATAATGCAACGGCAACGCTTCTTGTTCTCCTTGACATTGCTCAAACATTATAGATCAGCCATGgtgtgcttttaaaaaaaactcctaaTTTTAAACAATGATCCTAACATTGTTAAGGTGATTTACCTTTGTTAATCACCAACCTAATTGtatcaatgaaaaatttaagaaaaatcaacatgTATTTTGAAGCATTCCATTCCGATCGAGAAActcaaaataatttcttgaacaATAGAGTGTTCGgctttttttaactataaactaTATATTCCATTTCATGTTTTATAAATGTATCATTTTGAGTCCTGATAGTTTGAAtgtatcaaaagaaattattaatgtttttttaatttatttttttaatgtatcaaTTTCACCGTAGAtcgaaatcaaaataaatgatcgttaagtaaatatatttatatacagTAGTGTTTGGTTAGTATCTCAgaacataaaatacaaatatagtTAAGACAAAGAAGATATGTATCCTTGtacttcattttttaaaatatataaattcatttcaaactgttttaAAGATTGTGAAAGAACtaattcaacctaaaaacttaagctGTGAGATGAGattccaggatatgatttatattattctctaacatattcTTAAGTAAAAGCTCTTTGGATAGATTGAATTGCTTCTCTCACAaagttagatttattttattttttctttaaaagaatatgtatttgttttttataaaaaaaaagaaagaaaaagggaataGCTAAATGTTAGCCTGGGGATGTTTTGtcgaaaacaaagagaaagcaGCCCACGAGTGCCTGACCTTCCTTGCATATAAGGCCCCTTTCATCTCAAGTGACCCAGACCCAATTCAAAGGAGAGGAAGTACTAGGCTATGAAAACAGGCCATAtcctaatttttattattttttattattgggaTTTAATTTTTCCATTGATAGATACATGTAATTAATTGGATGAAGCTCGCTTGTCCAGCCTAGTGGACTTCGGATAAACACGATGCTTGATATTTTCTCTTCCTTCCAAGCTGACAATACTCTGGCAAGCATAGTTGTTGACCTTATCATCTAGGCCCTGCCCTGGCTTTACAGCCATTATCACTGTCAAAATGAACTCccgtaaataaacaaaatttaaattatcccCTCAATTCTATAGGTTTGTGgaagatattttaaaatgtttgtttaataatgttatgttattataatttataaccaTGGTATCGTTCGTCGGATAATAATATGAATTTCGAGGTAGAGGATTTTTATCGTCAATTGTACCAAAGTGTTGGGGATACTGTTCTTAAGTATGGCTTTACTTGggttagaatttaaaaaaaaaatcaataatacgTGAAAATTGTCTGGTTAAATTTagataattcaataaattaatccaTAATACGGTGAAAACCCACGCATGTGTATTTGACTTTTTCTATTTCCATCTTGTTTTATTCCCAGACAAGATTTTACACCCAGaatcattttcatgtttatttttgtgttttaaaaatatttttaaaaaaatttaaaatttttttattttttttgtttcaaattaatatttttttggtgtttttaaattattttaatgcgctgatgtcaaaaataatttttaaaaaataaaaaatattattttaatacattttcaagtgaaaagctCTTTAACCGCAATCACATTTCTAAACTCGattgcattgtttattttcatcatttcatttaaaaatccttGTGTTATTAATTCAATCTATTAAATATATCTGTTTAAAATCCCATCCAaccgaattaaaaaaatgaaataaataattaacgtGGTGAGAATGAGTATTCGATTAGACACGGGATaaactcttaattttaaaaaaactatacttAATTAATTGGAATGGATAGTGCAAATACTTAATTAACTGAatcaataacaaattattatttccaCTCTAAACCCCAAAGTTCTAGTAAATGCAAACTTTATGCACTTTCACACAACAATAAAGGAATGATTCcagattaaaattattaaaccctaTTTGATCCATGACCAAGTTAAGGATCCAAGTAAATGATTGAATGACTTGATTTGAGTTgattaaaacaatgttatttaaatattaattaaaattaaaataatagtattttgattttttaaaaaaattaaactttacgGTGGAATTTTATCACTTctagaatttattattattattattattatatccaaGGGAAGTCCCGCGGCAACACTTATCCAGATGGAATCGAGAGGGCGAGCCAGATCTAGAAACACAGCGTTTCAAGAACAGAAAAGAACTACGGGTGGCATCCATATATTGCATCCATATGGGAAGAACTGacgaagaagaggaggaggaggcaagAAGGAACGATCAGATTAAAAGTCTCAGTCACTATCATGAACTTGGCTTGAATTACGAGAGTGTCAATCCCCATGTCCTCTAGTGCCAAAATATCATCATGTCCTCTAGCAATTCTTGCAAGGGGTGATAATGCTTCAATATGGagcttcactttttttttttttaacataaatatttgtaCAGTTTgtatgtattttgattaattttatggattctgaagttaacgattatgtaaacctctagtggttctaaaaattataaaattcaaactagtaatttttagaaaataaatctataaCCTTACCAGTTTagctacatttttttttattgccggccttcaatttttttctttccgttcccctttttatttatttcaattctgTACTCTTTCgatagaattatataaaaaaatacattacatataatttaattttcaacttgGGTTAAGTgaagagatattttttattgtatttaaagctttttttatcCGATGACTGTAAACCAGTGAAAGACCACAAAATTTGCAAGGGAACGGACAAAG is a window encoding:
- the LOC7486855 gene encoding putative pectinesterase/pectinesterase inhibitor 24, yielding MSSLKAYGKLDEAEQARLEARRRTRKRITIISLSSILLVAIVVAAVVGTRAASGNSKKGGADKSISTSVKAVCDVTLYKDSCYNNLAPVAKPDQLQPEELFKLAIQVAKNELSKASQHFSKDGGVLYNGVKDNMTITALENCQELLSLALDHLDNSLEAGHGVSVIDIVDDLRTWLSTSGTCYQTCIDGLSETKLKATANDYLKSSSELTSNSLAIITWISKVASSVLNIHRRLLNYEDQEMPKWQHPEARKLLQSSDLNKADAIVAQDGSGKYKRITDALKDVPEKSEKRYVIYVKKGIYFENVRIEKKQWNVMMIGDGMNATIVSASLNVVDGTPTFSTATFAVFGKGFIARDMGFRNTAGAIKHQAVALMSNADMSAFYRCSMDAFQDTLYTHANRQFYRECNIYGTVDFIFGNSAVVIQNSNILPRKPMEGQQNTITAQGRIDPNQNTGISIQNCTILPFGDLSSVKTYLGRPWKNYSTTVFMRSMMGSLIDPAGWLPWIGDTAPPTIFYTEFENFGPGASTKNRVKWKGLKTITNKQASKFTVKAFIQGEGWLKGTGISYKPGL